GATAGCCAAAGATGCTCGCCGCTGAAGGATCCAGGTAGTATTGAGTGTTCTGTGGGGATTATCCAAAGAGAACTTTCTACAAAGTTTTAGGTGATGGTGATGCTAAAAGAAATGCTAAGAATTTCTCTCTTATATTAAAGAGAACTATGGTCCTttcataaaatgtaccatttatCACCAAATTTATCTCATAACCTAAGAGCTACCACTTACAAATTTGAAGGGAAAAATTACTTCAGTGTAATACTCAAGCCAACACAAAGAATCCTATCCCAGTTTCTTGGGTGGATGGGCAAGAATATGGGGAATTTATTATGCAGTAACCTTCATCTCTCTTCTATAGGTCAGGATTTAAGTTTACCTCAAAAATGGAAGATTTTAACATGGAAAGTGACAGCTTTGAAGATTTCTTGAAAGGTGAAGATTTTAGTAATTACAGTTACAGCTCTGACCTGCCCCCTTTTCTACTAGATGCCGCCCCATGTGAACCAGAATCCCTGGAAATCAACAAGTATTTTGTGGTCATTATCTATGTCCTGGTATTCCTGCTGAGCCTGCTGGGAAACTCCCTCGTGATGCTGGTCATCTTATACAGCAGGGTCGGCCGCTCTGTCACTGATGTCTACCTGCTGAACCTGGCCTTGGCCGACCTACTCTTTGCCCTGACCTTGCCCATCTGGGCCGCCTCCAAGGTGACTGGCTGGATTTTTGGCACATTCCTGTGCAAGGTGGTCTCACTCCTGAAGGAAGTCAACTTCTATAGTGGCATCCTGCTACTGGCCTGCATCAGTGTGGACCGTTACCTGGCCATTGTCCATGCCACACGCACACTGACCCAGAAGCGCTACTTGGTCAAGTTCATATGTCTCAGCATCTGGGGTCTGTCCTTGCTCCTGGCCCTGCCTGTCTTAATTTTCCGAAAGACCATCTACCCACCCTATGTTAGCCCAGTCTGCTATGAGGACATGGGCAACAATACAGCAAACTGGCGGATGCTGTTACGGATCCTGCCCCAGTCCTTTGGCTTCATCGTGCCGCTGCTGATCATGCTGTTCTGCTACGGATTCACCCTGCGTACGCTGTTTAAGGCCCATATGGGGCAGAAGCACCGGGCCATGCGGGTCATCTTTGCTGTCGTCCTCATCTTCCTGCTTTGCTGGCTGCCCTACAACCTAGTCCTGCTGGCAGACACCCTCATGAGGACCTGGGTGATCCAGGAGACCTGTGAGCGTCGCAATGACATCGACCGGGCTCTGGAGGCCACCGAGATTCTGGGCATCCTTCACAGCTGCCTCAACCCCCTCATCTATGCCTTCATTGGCCAGAAGTTTCGCCATGGACTCCTCAAGATTCTAGCTATACATGGCTTGATCAGCAAGGACTCCCTGCCCAAAGACAGCAGGCCTTCCTTTGTTGGCTCTTCTTCAGGGCACACTTCCACTACTCTCTAAGACCTCCTGCCTAAGTGCAGCCCCGTGGGGTTCCTCCCTTCTCTTCACAGTCACATTCCAAGCCTCATGTCCACTGGTTCTTCTTGGTCTCAGTGTCAGTGCAGCCCCCATTGTGGTCACAGGAAGCAGAGGAGGCCACGTTCTTACTAGTTTCCCTTGCATGGTTTAGAAAGCTTGCCCTGGTGCCTCACCCCTTGCCATAATTACTATGTCACTTGCTGGAGCTCTGTCCATGCTGCCCCTGAGCCCATGGCACTCTGTGTTCTAAGAAGTGAAAATCTACACTCCAGTGAGACAGCTCTGCCTACTCATTAGGATGGCTagtatcaaaagaaagaaaattaggctggccaacagggtgaaaccctgtctctactaaaaatacaaaaaaaaaaaaaaaaaaaattagctgggcgtggtggtgagtgcctgtaatcacagctacttgggaggctgaggagggagaatcgcttgaacccgggaggcagaggttgcagtgagccgagatcgtgcccctgcactccagcctgagcgacagtgagactctgtctcagtccATGAAGATGTagaggagaaactggaactctcgaGCGTTGCTGggggggaatgtaaaatggtgtgacCACTGCAGAAGACAGTATGGCAGCTTTCCTCAAAACTTCGGACATAGAATTAACACATGATCCTGCAGTTCCACTTATAGGAATTGACCcacaagaattgaaagcagggacttgaacccATATTTGTACaccaatattcatagcagcttatTCACAAGACCCAAAAggcagaagcaacccaaatgttcatcaatgaatgaatgaatggctaagCAAAATGTGATATGTACATAACGAAGTATCCTTCAGCCTGAAAGAGGAATGAAGTACTCATATATGTTACAAcgcggatgaaccttgaaaactttatgctaagtgaaataagccagacatcaacagataaatagtttatgattccacttacatgaggtactgAAAGTGAACAAatttacagagacagaaagcagaacagTGGCTACCAGGAACTGAGGGGAGGGGAGCATGGGGAGTGATGGTTTAATGGGCACAGTGTTTATGTTTAGGATGttgaaaaagttctgaagataAACAGTAGTGATAGTTGTATAGCAATGTgacttaatgccactaaattgacacttaaaaatggttaaaatggtcaattttgttatgtatattttatatcaattaaaaaaaaaaacctgagccCCAAAAAGTACTTTAATCACCAAGGCTGATTAAACCAAGGCTGAAACCAAGGCTGGAACCAAGGCTGGAACCACCTGCCtatattttttgttaaatgatttcattcaatatcttttttttaataaaccatTTTTACTTGGGTGTTTATATTACTGCTTCCAAATTGCTACAGAGCGGTGGGGCAAGGGTGAGTGGAGGTCTTGGGTGAGAGTCTTTACAAGAAGTAAATCTCTTTGTTATTTGCTGTGTCGTAGAGAAAAGGATGGAATAGAGGTGGAGCCCAGCCTTGCCatcccctcacccccaacccaAGCTTCCTGCTGTAGACCACGcatcatggaaagaaatgtgtttgGGATGCTCTAGGGCATCTCATGTCCTTGGGTGAGGCAGTAGTCAGGAGTGTCAGGGGTGAGACAGAGTTAGAAGGTGCAGAGGGTTGAGTAAGTTCACCAAATCCCCCTGATCAGGTAGCAGGAAGGCAGAGAGCTCTCCCAGCTCAACCAGCAGC
Above is a genomic segment from Pongo pygmaeus isolate AG05252 chromosome 11, NHGRI_mPonPyg2-v2.0_pri, whole genome shotgun sequence containing:
- the CXCR2 gene encoding C-X-C chemokine receptor type 2; translation: MEDFNMESDSFEDFLKGEDFSNYSYSSDLPPFLLDAAPCEPESLEINKYFVVIIYVLVFLLSLLGNSLVMLVILYSRVGRSVTDVYLLNLALADLLFALTLPIWAASKVTGWIFGTFLCKVVSLLKEVNFYSGILLLACISVDRYLAIVHATRTLTQKRYLVKFICLSIWGLSLLLALPVLIFRKTIYPPYVSPVCYEDMGNNTANWRMLLRILPQSFGFIVPLLIMLFCYGFTLRTLFKAHMGQKHRAMRVIFAVVLIFLLCWLPYNLVLLADTLMRTWVIQETCERRNDIDRALEATEILGILHSCLNPLIYAFIGQKFRHGLLKILAIHGLISKDSLPKDSRPSFVGSSSGHTSTTL